TTCCCAACAATCTGCATGCTGCCGCTGTGGCCGCCAGGTGATTGGAATATGCACCTCCAAAAGTTACAATATGATCCATTCCATCCGCCTTAGCAGCCGCAATATTACATTGCAGCTTGAACCATTTATTTCCTGATACTTCACTGTGTAAAAGGTCTAAACGCAACATGGCTGCCTGTATTGTACCGGGCAGCCATGTTGGTGTAATATTTTGTAACTGAATATTTCGATTGTCAAACATTAATAAAACAGGCTATTGCGCAAATTTAATGCTTGTGTGCCTTTTGACAGCAAGACATTTATCCAGCCAATCTCACCAGTATTAAAATACTGTATCCTGATTTTATGGTATCCCTTCTTTAATCCGATCACGCCTACTTTTTCTGTCGTGCCATGTACACCATCATTATCTGCTACTACTTCATCATCGATGTATAAAACCGATCCGTCGTCAGAGAGGAGGTTGAATGTATACAGGGCATCCGCATCTACTTTTACATAACCTTTGTAAGTGATTCCGAAATCTTTCTTTGCAGCAAGGAAAGGCCGCAGATCCAGACCCGCAATCGTACCCGCACTATCACCTTTCTCCGGTAGCTCTTTTGCAGTTTTGGGCACATTCTTATACACTGCTGAGAACCGTAATCCGTTATTTGCAGGTTTTACATTTGCAGCTTCTTTGTAAGGTTTACGTGTATAAGTCGTGCTGTATACATTACTCTTACGACCACCAGGTGTTACTTCTATATACTTCAATACAACCGTTCCATTCTCAGGTACACTGATGGCGAATGGCCGTGCATACCGTTTGCTGGTAATAGCTGGTCCACTACCATCAATGGTGTAGAATATAGCGGCGCCTTTTACACCGGGAGTGAGTGTCACCGTTGTATTTGCTGTCGCAATCAGCGTATCTTTCAATTGTGCAGGTTCTGGTATTCTGAAGTTTACTCCCTGCTTGTCAATAGCTGCTAGTACGGCTGGTGCTTTCTTCTGGAAGCGGTTCCAGTCACGCTTAGCAGCAGGAGACCAGGCTACTTCAGACAATGCTAATGCTCTGGGCCAGGCCATGTAATCTACATAAGTCTGATCAGGCATATATTCTGTCCATATATTCGCCTGCACACCTTTGATATATTTCTGCTCTTCTGCATTCAGTGAAGGTGGCAATGGCTCGTAGTTATACACTGTGTTTAGTGAAAGATAATTGCCAATTCGGCTGGGCTCTGTCGCCTCAGGGCTTTGGTAGTAATCGAGGTAGAGGTAAGTATTAGGAGACATGATTACATCATGTTTTTCCTTTGCGGCAGCAATACCACCCGCTTCTCCCCGCCAGCTCATAACAGTTGCATTTGGTGCTAAGCCACCTTCCAGAATTTCATCCCAGCCAATGATGTTGCGACCTTTACTATTCACAAACTTTTCCATTCGCTGTATGAAATAACTCTGCAAAGCATGCTCGTCTTTTAATCCCAGTTTCTGCATGAGTGCCTGTACCTGTGGCGATTCTTTCCAGCGATCTTTCGGACATTCGTCACCGCCTATATGAATATACTTACCTGGGAAGAGATCCATTACTTCTGTAAGTACATCCTGCAGGAAAGTGAATACAGAATCATTTGCAGGATTCAGTACTTCTTTCGAAATACCAAAGGTGGTCATGGTCTCATATTGCTTGCCGTAACCAAAGCTGGGAAACGCTGCCAGTACTGCCTGTGAGTGGCCTGGCATTTCTATTTCAGGAATGATTGTGATATGTCTGTCCGCAGCATACTTTACGATATCCCTGATTTCATTCTGTGTATAAAATCCACCGTATGGCTTACCATCATAAGTATTGCTGCGTGCAGCATGACCTACTACGGTTTCTTTTCTTTGAGAAGCGATCTTTGTAAGCTGTGGATATTTCTTAATTTCAATACGCCATCCCTGATCTTCTGTGAGGTGCCAGTGGAAGCGGTTGAACTTATACTGTGCCATCACATCGATGAACTTTTTTACATAATCAGGCGGGAAGAAATGACGACCTACATCCAGCATCAGACCCCGATAGGCGAAGCGGGGTGCATCGGAAATTTCCACCCCTGGTATATGGATCGCAGCGCTTTTTTCAGCAGGTAATAACTGTTGTAAAGTTTGCAGGCCATAGAACAGACCCGCTGCATCACCTTTCAGTGCAATGGTACCATTGTTTACAAAAAGTGTATAGGCCTCTGGCGCACCGGTTGTTTCTTTGATGTCGATAACGGCGGTGGACTTTACTTTCGGCACTGGTTTATCAGTCACTTCTACTTTAAACCCATAAGCACTTTGCAAAAAAGCATTGAGTAAACCGGCAGTGGTTTTGGCGGCAGTACCTTCATAATGGATCAGTGCATTCTCATTCAACACAAAACTACCCGGTATACTTTGCAGTGACTTTGGCTCCGGGATGATCATGATGTCAGCTGTTTTCTTTTGAGCAGTACCATACAGGCACAGCAGCGCAGATAGAGTTGACAGGATTAGTTTTTTCATATGCTAAGCTGTTTTTGCTTTTACGACTTTCGCCTTGGGCAAAAGATGTAGAAGCTGTGATGGCCTGTGGCCGGCATTAAAAATTAATCGTTATTCGTCAGGAAACCTCCTTTACCCCTGTACAGCTTTACAGGCTTGTCCAATTGCAGGGCTAATACAGTCATGTATTTATCCTGAACATTTTCAGGTACGTCAATATACACAAGACCGGGCACACTGCTCCATGAAATTTTACCAACGATTTTATGAGATAGTTGAACGTCTGTTCCTACTACCTGAATATTCCTGATATTGTTCATAAGACCTTTTACCATAATGGCTCCTGTTACTTTGCCCGGGAGGAAGAGGTAGAGGGTTGTAGAATCTTTAGAGAGGGTAGTAGGACCATAGAAGTGACCTTGGG
This Chitinophaga sancti DNA region includes the following protein-coding sequences:
- a CDS encoding family 20 glycosylhydrolase — encoded protein: MKKLILSTLSALLCLYGTAQKKTADIMIIPEPKSLQSIPGSFVLNENALIHYEGTAAKTTAGLLNAFLQSAYGFKVEVTDKPVPKVKSTAVIDIKETTGAPEAYTLFVNNGTIALKGDAAGLFYGLQTLQQLLPAEKSAAIHIPGVEISDAPRFAYRGLMLDVGRHFFPPDYVKKFIDVMAQYKFNRFHWHLTEDQGWRIEIKKYPQLTKIASQRKETVVGHAARSNTYDGKPYGGFYTQNEIRDIVKYAADRHITIIPEIEMPGHSQAVLAAFPSFGYGKQYETMTTFGISKEVLNPANDSVFTFLQDVLTEVMDLFPGKYIHIGGDECPKDRWKESPQVQALMQKLGLKDEHALQSYFIQRMEKFVNSKGRNIIGWDEILEGGLAPNATVMSWRGEAGGIAAAKEKHDVIMSPNTYLYLDYYQSPEATEPSRIGNYLSLNTVYNYEPLPPSLNAEEQKYIKGVQANIWTEYMPDQTYVDYMAWPRALALSEVAWSPAAKRDWNRFQKKAPAVLAAIDKQGVNFRIPEPAQLKDTLIATANTTVTLTPGVKGAAIFYTIDGSGPAITSKRYARPFAISVPENGTVVLKYIEVTPGGRKSNVYSTTYTRKPYKEAANVKPANNGLRFSAVYKNVPKTAKELPEKGDSAGTIAGLDLRPFLAAKKDFGITYKGYVKVDADALYTFNLLSDDGSVLYIDDEVVADNDGVHGTTEKVGVIGLKKGYHKIRIQYFNTGEIGWINVLLSKGTQALNLRNSLFY